In Zhaonella formicivorans, one DNA window encodes the following:
- the grdA gene encoding glycine/sarcosine/betaine reductase complex selenoprotein A, whose amino-acid sequence MLKGKKVAILGDRDGVPGPAIEECVKSAGAEVVFSTTECFVUTAAGAMDLENQARIKELAEKYGKEDLIVVLGGAEAEAAGLAAETVSQGDPTFAGPLAGVSLGLKAYHIFELKDEVDAQVYEDQVSMMEMVLDVDAIIKEVSTYRG is encoded by the coding sequence ATGCTGAAAGGCAAAAAAGTTGCCATTCTCGGTGACCGTGACGGCGTGCCCGGTCCGGCTATCGAAGAGTGCGTCAAGTCTGCCGGCGCTGAAGTAGTGTTCTCGACTACAGAATGCTTTGTCTGAACTGCCGCCGGCGCAATGGACCTGGAAAATCAGGCTCGCATTAAAGAACTTGCGGAGAAATACGGTAAAGAGGATTTAATCGTTGTTTTAGGGGGAGCAGAAGCTGAAGCTGCTGGTCTCGCCGCCGAAACCGTATCCCAAGGCGATCCCACTTTTGCGGGTCCATTAGCAGGAGTCTCGTTGGGACTCAAAGCTTACCATATTTTTGAATTAAAAGATGAAGTTGACGCTCAAGTCTACGAAGATCAAGTCAGCATGATGGAAATGGTGCTGGATGTTGATGCCATCATCAAAGAAGTAAGCACCTATCGTGGATAA